CCCACCCTCAAGTCGACGTTCCACCTGTACCCGATCGACGGCGCCGTCCACGACCACGCCCCGACGGACACCGCCTGGAGCTACCGGGACGCACGCTGGGCCTCGGTGTACGCGGGGGTGGACCCCGACCCGGCCAACGCCGACCTCATCCGGCAGTGGACCGTCGACTACTTCGAGGCCCTGCACCCGTACTCGGCGGGCGGCGCCTACGTGAACATGATGATGGACGAGGGACAGGAGCGGGTCCGTGCTGGCTACCGCGACAACTACGCGCGCCTGGCCCGGATCAAGGCCGACCGCGACCCGGACAACCTGTTCCGGCTGAACCAGAACATCCAGCCGGCCGCACGGTCCTGACCGGCCCCACCGGCCGTCCGCAGAAGGGCCCTGACGCCGACGGGGGGCGTCAGGGCTTGCGCGCCACGCCTCCGTAGCCGTCCGTCGGCCGCGGATCGCTGCCCGGCGCGGGACGCCACCCTCCCGGTACGGCCGTCACAGCCGGCAGTGTGCCACGCGGTGGCTGACCCAGACAGAGCGGTGCGGTTCGTTCCGAAATTATCAGAACGCTTGTTACGGGTTGATTGGGTACGCAATCATAGGACGCGAGTGAAGTGCCGCACAGCCCGGCGGCTACGGCGCACGGCGGCGCACAACGGCGCTCGATCACAACGCACTTGGCGCCCCGGCGGCGGGCCGGGCGAGCCTGCGGCAGCGTGATGCGAGACCTGGATGGCCACCTTGAGTGACGGACAACCGAGGACCCCGGCCGGAGTTCCCGCCGCGACCCCGCCGCCCGTGCTTCCCGGACTCGCCGCCGCTCTCGCCCGCGAACTGGTCCGCCGGGTGGACGACGACCAGCGGGCGACGGAAGAGGTGCACCGCAGTCCCACACCGGCTGCGCGGCGCTGCCTCGCGACGTGCCGTGAGAGCAACGCCGAGGCGTTACGGGCCATCGTGCGGCGCCATGCCTGGCCGACCGCGGCCCTGGTCGGCGCCCCCGCCTCGACCGCGGCCCTGATGATCCTGCTGCACGCCCCGGATCTCGCCTTCCAGGTCGCGTGCCGCGACCTGATCGCCCAGGCGGTGGCGGACGGACGCTGCCCGGCGCCGCATCACGCGTACATCGCCGACCACTGCGCGGTGGAACTGGGTCAGCCGCAGTTCTACGGGACGCGTATCGACCCCTTGACCTGCTGCCCCTATCCGGTCCGCCGGCCCGAGGGGCTCGACGAGCGGCGCCGCGACGTCGGTCTCGCCCCCCTCGACGAACAGCTGCGGACCCTGCGTCTCAGCGGGTGAGGCCGTTGGGCCCGACGGGTGAGCCGACGCCGAGGGGAGCGGAGTGGACGGGTTTTCCGCCGACGGCCTACGGTTCGAGACGCAGCTCCCGTTCCTGCTCCTGGTCGCCGGCGGCCGCACCCTCCTCGTGGACGGTGAAGGCCGCCGAAAGCGTCTCGTCGGCCTGTCGCACCGCCTCCGGGCTGCCCTGCAGAGTGACGGTGACGGACGTGGAGAGCTTGTCCGCGGCGGACGGCTTCTCCCCGCCGCCGTCGCCGGAGGGCGCGTCGCCGCTGCCGAAGGTGGCCGTGTAGACCGTCGCGCCGCCGTCGCCCGGCAGGGTGTCCGGGGATCCGAAGACGGGTTCGAGCGTGTGGACGACAGCCCGCGCGTCGGCGGCCGAACCGCCGGTGAGAGTGAGCGTCAGAGCGAGATGCGTGCCGGACGTCATGAACAGCCACCTTTGCTTGTACGTGGACGAATGCGGGCCATCCGCTCGGGTAACCGGTTGACCTGGACACAAACGGCGGCTCGGCCGCGCGTGGGCCCGTCTCCATCACACAGCCATCCGCCGGACCCCGCAGCCGCTGCGGGGTCCGGGCCGCCCGGCGACGCGCCGGTCCCGCTCGCAGGTCAGCCGGAGGCGGCCGGTCCCGGCTCGACCAGTCCCTCGCGGTAGGCGATCGCCACCGCCTCCGTACGGCTCGCCGCACCCAGCTTCGCCAGGATGTTGGAGACGTGCACGCTCGCCGTCTTGCCGCTGATGAACAGTTCCTCGCCTATCTGCCGGTTGATGCGGCCCCGGGCGAGGAGCAGCAGCACGTCGTTCTCCCGGGCGGTCAGCGCGGGGACGCCCGCCACCGGGGAGGTCTCCGCGAGGCGGGCCCGGCGGATCAGCCGCTCCACGTCCGCGCGCAACGGCACGGCGCCCAGCCGGACGGCCGTGTCCTGGGCCACCCGTGCCTGCCCGGCGGCTTCCTCGCGCCGCCCCGCCGCCACCAGCGCCTCCGCGAGTCGGACCCGGCAGCGGGCCTGCTCATAGACGTCCCCGTAACCGAACGCCTCGACCGCCTTCTCCCAGGCCTGTGTGCTCTCCCGGGCGACCCCGGTCTCTTCCCGCGCCTCCCGCGCCTCCCGCGCCCGTGGGTCCGGCTCGGCGCAGGCGCGCGCCCACTCGGCCTCGGCGCGCGCCAGCCAGGCCCGGCCCTCGGGACCCTGCGGCGCACCGTCCTCGCCCTCGGCGGCCGTGACCCGGGCCATCCCCACCAGCTCCGCCCCGGTCTCGCACCAGCGCCGCACGCCGTCCTCGTCGCCCGCCTGACGGGCGGCCACGGCCGCGTCCGCCACCGGCGCCAGGGCGAGCGCCGCGAGCCGCACCACCACATCGGGCGCCGTACCGGAGTCCTCGGTGAGAGCCACGACGCTCGTACGCACCTGTTCGACGGCCGCCTCGGGATCGTGGCGCAGGGCCGCCGCGTCGGTCAGGAGGATGCCCGCCACGAGGGCGGCCATCCAGTCGAACGGTCCGTCGAGGAGGGACCGGGCCCGCTCGGCCGCGCCCTCCTCACCGCGTGCCAGTGCCACCGACAGCGCCGGGCCGATCGCGTAGCGACCCGCCGCCGGAAGTCCCTCGGCGTCGCTCTCCGCGGCGCGGACGCATGCGTCCCACTGGCCCAGGGAGTAGAGCACCAGGGAGCGCAGATAGCGCATCTCCAGTGGGTAGGGCGAGGCGAGCAGCCCCGCACGGCCCGCGCGCTCCAGCCCGTCGGAGAGCCAGGTCAGGCATTCGTCGAGGTCACCGGACTCGTACGCGCCGATGGAGAGGTTGAACAGCGCGCGCATCTCGATCGAGGTGTTCCCCGCGCGCCGGGCCAGCTCCCGTGCCTCCCGCAGCCGGGCCCGCCCTTCGGAGGTGGTCCGGCTCGCCCCCTCCAGACCGACGAGGGAGATCATCAGGTCGGCCCGGGCATCGGGTATGTCCAGGTCCTCCGCGATGCCCAGGGCCCGGCGGGCCACGTCGCGGGCGGTCTCGTCGTGGCCCACGTACCGCGCCGCCATGACGTGGGTGGACGCGGCCCACACCCACGTACGCGAGGGAGGGTCCGCGGGGATCATCGCGAGGGCCTCACTGCTGTACGTGAACGCGGCGGTCAGGCTGTCGATGCGCATGAGGTTGCCCGCGAGGGTGTAGCGCACCCGGGCGGCCAGTTCGGAGTCCTCGTCCGAACCCATGCGCGCCAGTGCGGCCCGGGTGAGCGAGACCGCCCGGTGGGTCTCGCCCGCGTGGGCGGCTGCCGCCGAGGCACGCAGCGTGAGGGTGACCGTGTCGTAGCCGTCGGGCCGCGCGTCCGCGGGCACCGCCGACCACAGGTCGAGGGCGGCCTCCAGGTGGCGCAGCTCCTCGGCGGGCGCGCGGACCCGCGCCGCGTGGTCGGCGGCCTCCAGCGAGGCCGCCAGCGCGTCGGGCAGGTCATGGCTCTCACGCGAGTGGTGCGCGCGCTCGGCGGCGTATTCCGCCGGCAGGCCCCGCCCGGCCAGCACCTGGGCGAACGCCCGGTGCAGCCGCACGCGTTCGCCCGGCAGCAGATCGGCGTAAACGGCCTCACGAATCAGCGCGTGCCGAAAGGAGTAGGCACTGTCCCCACCGGCTCCCTCACGCGAGCCACCCCGGGAGCCCCCACCCGAGCCGCTCCCGAAGTCGCCGCCCAGGCCGTCGCGGGAACTCCCGCCAGGACCCCCGCCCAAGCGGTCGCGGGCGTTTTCGCCGGAGCCGCCGACCAAGCCGGCACGGGAACTCCCGCCGGGGCCCCCGCCCAAGCCGGCGCGGGAACTCCCATCAGGACCCCCGCCCAGGCTGGCGCGGGCGTTTCCGCCCAAGCCGTCACGGGAACTCCCGCCGGAGCCCCCGACCAAACCGTTGCGGGCGCTTCCGCCAGGGCCGCCGCCCAAGCCGTTGCGGGAAATGCCACCGGGCCCCCCGCCCAAGCCCTCACTCAGACCACCGCCCGAACTCCGGTCGCGCTCCCTGCCCGGCCCCCCGCCGGCGACGAGGAGTTGTCGGCCGACGGCCTCGCGCAGGGCCGACTCCAGGTCCTCCTCGGGCAGTCGCACGGCGTCGCGCAGCAGGTCGTGCTCGACGCGGCGCCCGGCGACCGCCGCCGTGCGCAGTACCTGCTGCGCGGTCGGCGACAGCTGCTCGAAGCGGCTCAGCAGCACGTCCGCCAGACCGCTGGGCACGGCGGAGGCGTCCCCCGGCGCGCTCTCCGAGGTGGCGGCCAGCAACTCCTCGGCGTAGAAGGCGTTTCCCTCGGCGCGCTCGACGATGCGGCGGATCGTGGCGTCGGTGACCGGCGCGGTCCGCTGCGAGCGGACGAGCCGTGCCACCTCGCCGTCGGGCATCGGCCGCAGCTCCAGCCGCTCGACGGCGGGCAGCCGCACCAACTCGGCGAGCAGGGGCCGCAGGGGATGTCTGCGGTGCAGATCGTCGGCGCGGTACGAGGCGAAGACGGCCAGCCGCTGACCGGGCGCGCCGCCCGCACTTCCCGCACCTCCGAGGACGCCCCTGCTGAGCAGGAAACGCAGCAGGTCGCGGGAGGACTGGTCCGCCCAGTGCAGGTCCTCCAGGACCAGCAACAGCGGGGCGGCCCGGGTCAGTTCGGCCAGGAGCGCGGCCAGGCCCTCGAACAGCTGCGGACGGCCACCCGCGTCCCGTGCCCCGTCCCCGCCGTGTCCGATCAGCCGGTCGACCACGGGATGCGCGGCCAGCGTGCCGGAGAACCGCTCGTCCCCGGCGAGCACCCCGAGGATCTCGGTGAACGGCAGATACGGCAGACCGACGTCACCCAGGTCCACGCAGTGCCCCGTGATCACCGTCGTGCCCGCCGCCGCGGCGTACCCGGCGGCCTCGGCCAGCACCCGGGTCTTGCCGACCCCCGCGTCCCCGGCGACCAGCACGGCCCGCGCCTCACCGGCCCGGGCCCGGTCCAGGATCCGGGTCAGCCGGGCGAGCTCGTCGGCACGCCCGATGAAAGGCCCGATGAAGGGGCCGTTGAGGGGCGCGGTGTACGCGGTGGTCGACACGGATCCATCCTGGCACGCGCCACCGACAGCCCCCGGCCCGAGGACCGGCCGGGCGGTGCGGGGCGGTGCGGGGCGGTGCGGCGCGGCGCGGGCGCCGGCCGGGTCAGCGGAGCGTCTGCGCCCAGTTCGCCGGCACCCGTCCCGCAGGTCCGGGCGCGGGCTGGTCGGCGGGGTGGCTGAGCGGCGGGGCGAGGTCGGGCCCGGACTCGTACAGTTCGGACGTCTCGAAGTTCCAGAACCAGGCCTCGCCCGGCTCGAAGCTGCGGATGAAGGGGTGGCCCGTGCTCCGGTGGTGGGCCGTGGCGTGCTTCGCGGGGGAGTCGTCGCAGCAGCCGACGTGACCGCACTGGGCGCAGCGCCGCAGATGGAACCACCAGCCCTGCGCGGCCTCGCACTCGACGCATCCCGTGCCGCTCGGCGGCACGCTCGGGTCGATTCCGGCCGTGTCCGAGGTGGTCATGGCGTCTCCTGGGGGGTGTCGTCCGTGGTGGCGGGTGGGGAGTCCGTCTCCTGCGCGGTGAGCGGGAGGAAGACCTGGAAGCGGGTGTCGCCGGGCTCGGAGTGCACCTGCAGGTGCCCGTGGTGTTTGTTCACGACGATGCGCCAGGAGATGTCGAGGCCGAGCCCGGTGCCCTCGCCCACGGGCTTCGTGGTGAAGAACGGGTCGAAGATCCGGCCGCGGATCTCCTCGGGAACCCCGGGCCCCGTGTCCCGGAACTCGACGAGCAACTGCTCCCGTTCGAGCGCGGTGCGCACGGTGAGCGTGCCCTCGCCGCCCATCGCGGAGGCGGCGTTGTCGATGAGGTTCGTCCACACCTGGTTCAACTCGCCCGGATAGGCGGGGATCCGGGGCAGCGACCGGTCGTAGTCCTTCACGATCCGGACCCCGGGGCCGATCTTCCCCGCGAGCATCATCAGGGTGCTGTCGAGCAGTTCGTGCACATCGGCGACCTGGTAGGGCGCCCGGTCGAGCTGCGAGTACTGCTTGGCCGCGTTCACGAGGTTCGAGACGCGGGTCGTGGAGTCCTCGATCTCGTTCATCAACAACTCGGTCTCGACCGTGTAGTTGAGCCACCGCACCGCGCCTTCGAGCGTCCCCTCGTCCACGGTCGCCGCCACCTGGTCCAGCCAGTCGATGTCCAGCCCGGCCTGCACGAACGTCGGCGCCAGCTCCCAGCCGCCCGCGATGCCGTGGTCGTCGAACCAGTCGCCCAGCGCGTCCTCCCGGTCGGAGGCCTCCAACGGGCTCAGGGGTGTGGCCTTGGCGACCTGCTCCGCCGTACGCTCCTGGATCTCGACCAGTGTCTCCAGGGCGTCGCGCGCGTACGGGCCCGCCGCGATCATGCCGAGCTTGTGCCGCATCCCGGCCACCCGGCCGCGCAGCGCGGAC
This sequence is a window from Streptomyces ortus. Protein-coding genes within it:
- a CDS encoding DUF6624 domain-containing protein: MSDGQPRTPAGVPAATPPPVLPGLAAALARELVRRVDDDQRATEEVHRSPTPAARRCLATCRESNAEALRAIVRRHAWPTAALVGAPASTAALMILLHAPDLAFQVACRDLIAQAVADGRCPAPHHAYIADHCAVELGQPQFYGTRIDPLTCCPYPVRRPEGLDERRRDVGLAPLDEQLRTLRLSG
- a CDS encoding helix-turn-helix transcriptional regulator; the protein is MSTTAYTAPLNGPFIGPFIGRADELARLTRILDRARAGEARAVLVAGDAGVGKTRVLAEAAGYAAAAGTTVITGHCVDLGDVGLPYLPFTEILGVLAGDERFSGTLAAHPVVDRLIGHGGDGARDAGGRPQLFEGLAALLAELTRAAPLLLVLEDLHWADQSSRDLLRFLLSRGVLGGAGSAGGAPGQRLAVFASYRADDLHRRHPLRPLLAELVRLPAVERLELRPMPDGEVARLVRSQRTAPVTDATIRRIVERAEGNAFYAEELLAATSESAPGDASAVPSGLADVLLSRFEQLSPTAQQVLRTAAVAGRRVEHDLLRDAVRLPEEDLESALREAVGRQLLVAGGGPGRERDRSSGGGLSEGLGGGPGGISRNGLGGGPGGSARNGLVGGSGGSSRDGLGGNARASLGGGPDGSSRAGLGGGPGGSSRAGLVGGSGENARDRLGGGPGGSSRDGLGGDFGSGSGGGSRGGSREGAGGDSAYSFRHALIREAVYADLLPGERVRLHRAFAQVLAGRGLPAEYAAERAHHSRESHDLPDALAASLEAADHAARVRAPAEELRHLEAALDLWSAVPADARPDGYDTVTLTLRASAAAAHAGETHRAVSLTRAALARMGSDEDSELAARVRYTLAGNLMRIDSLTAAFTYSSEALAMIPADPPSRTWVWAASTHVMAARYVGHDETARDVARRALGIAEDLDIPDARADLMISLVGLEGASRTTSEGRARLREARELARRAGNTSIEMRALFNLSIGAYESGDLDECLTWLSDGLERAGRAGLLASPYPLEMRYLRSLVLYSLGQWDACVRAAESDAEGLPAAGRYAIGPALSVALARGEEGAAERARSLLDGPFDWMAALVAGILLTDAAALRHDPEAAVEQVRTSVVALTEDSGTAPDVVVRLAALALAPVADAAVAARQAGDEDGVRRWCETGAELVGMARVTAAEGEDGAPQGPEGRAWLARAEAEWARACAEPDPRAREAREAREETGVARESTQAWEKAVEAFGYGDVYEQARCRVRLAEALVAAGRREEAAGQARVAQDTAVRLGAVPLRADVERLIRRARLAETSPVAGVPALTARENDVLLLLARGRINRQIGEELFISGKTASVHVSNILAKLGAASRTEAVAIAYREGLVEPGPAASG
- a CDS encoding UBP-type zinc finger domain-containing protein, which encodes MTTSDTAGIDPSVPPSGTGCVECEAAQGWWFHLRRCAQCGHVGCCDDSPAKHATAHHRSTGHPFIRSFEPGEAWFWNFETSELYESGPDLAPPLSHPADQPAPGPAGRVPANWAQTLR
- a CDS encoding ATP-binding protein, giving the protein MSGRPMPCDIKELGTLFLFEKLDAEQLGRLCGEGRVELFEPGPVYQEGEPATCFFVLLEGTLVMSRRVGGDDVEINRTSQRGVYAGAMQAYLGAPDEARYKGSLRVTEPSRFFILPAETFSAVLREWFPMAVHLLEGLFFGSQNTQRTIGQRERLLALGSLSAGLTHELNNPAAAAVRATSALRGRVAGMRHKLGMIAAGPYARDALETLVEIQERTAEQVAKATPLSPLEASDREDALGDWFDDHGIAGGWELAPTFVQAGLDIDWLDQVAATVDEGTLEGAVRWLNYTVETELLMNEIEDSTTRVSNLVNAAKQYSQLDRAPYQVADVHELLDSTLMMLAGKIGPGVRIVKDYDRSLPRIPAYPGELNQVWTNLIDNAASAMGGEGTLTVRTALEREQLLVEFRDTGPGVPEEIRGRIFDPFFTTKPVGEGTGLGLDISWRIVVNKHHGHLQVHSEPGDTRFQVFLPLTAQETDSPPATTDDTPQETP